In the Salvia miltiorrhiza cultivar Shanhuang (shh) chromosome 8, IMPLAD_Smil_shh, whole genome shotgun sequence genome, CCCACTCttctttctgtattattaaatacagctgtcagctctcaggaaaatacactgatcaaaattagggttttgagagcagagagggggcgcagaacgtgattggcttttctgtcttgggagttctcatagctcgttgtccatccaacgttgggaattgagcgggatacagtcgagaagatcagagctggagtctgaatcattcgacgcgatcatcaatcatctgtgcatccaattatcaagtaagtatttcctaacacctaagtgcagctgttaaattcataggagcatgttaggaattaatcgttgtatgatgaattaataataatccaagaaacgatcatcgggcaatcgagtattaattcaatttaatattccttcaatccatgatatgtgctaagtgttaagaattcgtcttgtaggaattggtCCGCAGGACGGTGCCACAGCTTAAGATCACCTCTTTCTTCCACACTGAAGATCAGGTGGGTTATATTTGCAAAAGTATATTGGGTTAGTAAGCCCTCTCTTTTCATACAAGCAAATATGTTTTAAATTGTGAATGTGCAtgcaaatattttgtttggttgTTACAAAGAGCAAACGGGGTTGTCCCCACAGAATAAACGGGGTCATCCCCAAACGATCGGCTCTGTCCTCGATGGGGGCCAGGGTGATGTACACCAGTAAGAAGTCTAGGTATGGGATTGATTCGGCCGGGTCTCCCATACTTAGCACCAAGAAAGGTAACATCAAACCAGAAAGGCGCGCAAAGGTTAAAGGAGCTACGACTCACaagtatttcataatttatagtGATTGTTTTTCAAGGATTGCTATATTTTCTTACATGCATGAATTTCACCAAGTATCACAGTTCTTTAAAACCAGTTTAAAGAAAAAGGGGCATTAACTTCACTGAGTgcattagtactcagcccaaagtTTTAAATCCTTTCAGGTTAATGGAGTCGGGCACAGTGGAGgctaggtggtggtggtggtggtctggAGCTGCCAATAAGGTTTTCCGATGAAATTTATTTCCCATAACCTCGATCACCGAACATTTCATTTTGTTGGTTATGCCCTACGTGGCAATTATGAACTTGTTTACTGCTTTCCCTAAACAACTGAACAATTGAGTTGCTTTCAGGCACTCGGACACCGTGATAACGAACTCTCCGGACTTGACCGGAGTCCTCATACTTCATGTCAAGTCGGGTTTCCTTTGAGCAGAACGATTAAAGAATAGGTTCATTAATTCCGCTAATTAACCAAGGTTTTCAACCAAAGTAGTTAAGTTATTTACTTCCGTTAAATAATCTTGATAATCACCCCAAGTTCAGCGTGGCTGGCCCCTAGATAAGTTGGGCCGTCACACGAAGAAAGTAAGATATAGAGAGGGAAATGGGATAAAGAGCAGCtcattggagagagagagagagagagagataacagCTCGACTGCATGGCGGGAAGAAGTAAGGCTTCAGACTGGACGAGGCACGGTGGAGCAACTAGGATTTGAGAGAGTGTgagaacaaagaaaaacaaaagagACTGTGTTTTTTTGTACGTACAAGAGAGAAGAGCATGGGTAATTCCGCCCAAAATAGTTAAAATTGACtattttattgaaataatgTTGGGTGGACAACTATTAATTTTCATCATCCTCAATGGATATTGCGCATCattaaaacattaataaatAGTCTAAACTCTCATAAGAAGAAACCAAAACTCTTAAACCCCTTCATTAGTGTAAACTTCTACACACTTTCCCCAAATACCCTGGCTTTCtaagattaaaacaaaaaatgtaAAAACTCCATTATTGATCCATATGCTACATCTTAAaccacatttgatagcaaggatATTTAATTTTGTCCAGAATTTTATACTAATAATTAGGAAAGTTTCAGAAACATATATATCATAGTTAAGGATTTTTAGCATAGGAAATGGTTCAAATAAAAATCCTTAATTATTGTGAGTGCATTTGCTTGGTAAATGAATGTAGTAAATGAGTTCGAATTTCATGAGAggtaaaaatttcattttttcagAATGTAGTTAAGTTTTTACAGAATGTAGTAGTTAAGTTATTACGGAATGTAGTAACTTTATACGTTTAGGCgacatttattttttaagattaACCTTGATAGgtaaaaatagtaagactaatcATTTATTTACTTACTTACATGGATTGAAGCTTTATAATATCCTAAGGTCCTTGATTATATCTATCGcttgagctaattttgcttAACTCAAACTTCATTAAAAAAGTGAGACTAGAAAAATCTTactaaggataaaaatactcaataatGCATCTCATTAATCATGTAAAGCAAACGTCccttattttcttaaaaaaattgtagTTCTCGTTATAactaactctttttttttttttttttttgcaaacttattttaaagagcttataagctcttggagcttataagatgtttcaagagcttataagatgtaatttttaagagattataagttgttaaagtgtttggataattgagcttataagatagAGAGGGAATtttttttctagagagagaaaatcgaagagaaatgaacttgaatgatatatgatgaaaataataaattatagttgaaaaatatttataaaataattgttgcatatgagattataaaaaaataagttgggatagaggaacttatttttttgggagcttataagctcttggagcttaaatttggagcttataagctgtttaagaacttattttgccaaacactttgaaggagcttataagctcctaaacaacttataagcccCCCCACATTACTCTTTATAGTCccctatttaaaaataaaaataaaaatattaataaaattacaatattGTCCCTATTTTCATCTCTGTAGCCCCATTTAGTGCAAATACCCAGAAACATGATAGCTTTACGGAAGAAAAAATCACCAAATTTTTTCTCTCCCTTCATCAACCAAGTTACCAATCAAATGTAAATTTACAAGATGCATCACATTTCAGAATTGGAGAAAATGAATAGACAAGGAATTTGCTCTGTGGTTGATTGTTATGTTCATCTTTTCCTCTTTTTCTTATTATCTTGTTTCCAGCCTCTTAATCTTCATATTAACTTTCGTTGCTTTTTTCGAAGCAATAGTTTCACAAACACCATCACCTCGTGCGAATAAGGCTTCCTTTTGAGATAGTATAATTCTTCTGCAATGACGTGAATTGAGACCCTTTCTCAAATTCTCCTTAATAGTCGTCATTACCCCTCACAATTGCTTCAACAATTCGCATGTTTTTATCAAAATTATGGTGATATTCCTAATTAATCATGTTTCAAAGTGTTTGATTTTAATTGTAATAATTTATGTGCTTatccaaaattttgaaatcgTTCAGATGAATTTGCAGAATGAAAAATGCATTATAATGGTCTGTTAATGTCGACCAAAAAAATTAAACgaaaagataattaatttaaattgaaagcTATTGGGGTATAAtagtatatttattaatatttttattatttttttttattaagggGTTATgatgagtaaaatgggggctatgttTAGAATGACcctttgaggagcttataagtccagccaaacaccctctaagtggGGGCAGGCCCAATATCATCTGGCCCGGTTTATATGATGGATCGAGCCCACAACGCAGTCCAAATTCTTTACGGCCCCGACCCACTTTTATATGTGATGAATTGGTTCCCCACGTCTACGGATAGAGGGTGGGGGATCTCTTTAGGCCACATCAGCAACGGTAATTATTTCCTAACCCCAAAAATAATattctccaaatttccaacTATTTGTGTTCTTCCACAGCCGTTAATTCCACTACGACTCTAAATTTCAGCTGCTCAATCCTGTTATGTCTTTCCACGCGCGCAACCATAGCCTCGTCTCCTCtaggtattttttatttttactcctttttttgcattttttttggCTCGGCTGCTGCTTGTGTTTTTGTTTCCTgttctttttgttatttttttctctccagAATTCTGTGTAATTTGCGTTGGATTTTGATTTTCCGATGATGGTATTGTATATCTAGCTTCTGATAAAGTAGGCTACTTCTTTTGCAGCTATTTTGAGCTATATTTAATGATGAAATTGTAGTGAGTTTTTTCCATAGTTTATGCTGAACTGGAATGCAATCAGGATGTATCAGTACACGGAGTTGCTTCTCTTTTTATTTaaactttgattttatttttggatttaGTATTTTTCTGAGAGTTTCGTTTGTTTTAGTTGAGCTCGGGAAAGTTTGGTGCTCTTGTTGTAGATTTAATTCCGTGGAATGATGTcattaataacaacattttattCTGTAGGGCCTTAAGTCAAAAGAGCCAATGTAGTGGTTGATATGTGTGTTCTTTATTTGCAAAGAAATATACATTAAGAAGATAGTTAACAAGAATCAGACTATTTTGAAATGCATATAAATGAACTTGGCACTTCAGAATTATCGTGTGGTTACTTCAGGCTTCTATATGGTGCAGAGCACGGTAGAGATTTGGTTGCAGCTTCCAGACAAATATTCCCATAAATCTTTTGTGTCATAAATCCAATAAATAGTAGCTAAACTTAAAATCTCGGAGTCTCCAAAAACAGTACAAAGACAAATGCACAGCATAAATATATAATcagaaattaaaactggaaagtACTGTTGATGGACATCGCCACTTAGGCACTTACGTTTAAGGAAAAGATGGATATGTTTTCGTACTTCTGGTCATTGCCCACTTTGAAGACACAGATGCAGTTGTCTTTGGTGATGGCTGAAACAAATATAAAGCAGGTTGAAATGGATCTTTTCATAGTGAAGCGTGCTTTAGGATAGCAGGACATACAAAccattttgttattttatgtTCCTTTTTGGCTATTGGTAGAAAACAATAGACAGATGTCTGTCTGATAGTACTATGTTGAGTCCTATTATGTTTTATATGCTCTTCACCCTCATTTTTTTAGAATGAAAAACCACTTTGCCTCAAACCAAATTTCCTCTGGTGATGAACACATGAGGTCTTTATATCCATTCAAAATCCATTTAGATACAATGATTCTATTCCTCGGAACACTTGTATACTACTTCCCCTTTTTTCCTAATATGTAGCAAATTAAAACATAATGCTTCTATATAAAACTCAATTACATGAATCTACATAGTAATTTATTGTTGAGAAGGCCTGTTTCAAGTTTACTGAGTTTCTCATTGCGCTTCTGATCTGTGATTGTTGGGCTGTTCAATTCCTAAGTAATGGTTTCTGTTGCTTTGAGATTATCTGGTGACTTGTAAGTAACTGTTATGAATAAGGTGGCAGAGTACTCTGCCAAATGGATCTGATCTGGATGAAAACTGGTAAATTGTTATAATCAGTCTCTAATTGGTCCTATGAAAAGTAACTTGAAATGATGATGGTGGAACTTGCTTGATAATGACATTGGGCCTGTGGTCGCTCACTGTTAGCTATGAGTTAAATAGGCTTCAGAGGCATGTCTTTTTTGTTGGTAACAATGACATTGGGCTTGTGGTCGCTCAATTGCTATAGAATTATTGTTTGTAAAGTTTTTTGTGTAATTGTGTGATTTGTGATTGTTTGCTCATCCTTTTACTTTCATTTGCAGCTCTTCAACTCCACGGTCTCCAGTTAAACCAATCAAAGCCTATTTCTTTAGCAGAAAAATCATTGGCCTTGATCATCTGATATTTAATGATTATTATACAAGGAAGAAAGGCCGTGTAAGAATATCCGATTTAGAAAATGGTAAACTTAGTGTTAGCTACAGGTTCTCAGATTCACAAAAGCAATCCATCATCCTTTGCAAATTGAGGAGGCTAGATCGTCTCCGGCCTTTGGCTTCTGCTGATGATGGTGTGACAGTCAATGGAAGTTCTCAGTCAAGAACCAACAGTGATATGGAAGAAATAAGGTATAAATTGAATCAGTCTCTGCAAGATGAAGACTACAATACTGGCTTGGTACAGTTACTGCATGATGCTGCAAGGGTGTTTGAGTTGGCCATTAAAGAACAAAGCTCTTTGTCGAAGATATCGTGGTTCTCTACTGCCTGGCTTGGAGTGGACAAAAATGTTTGGGTTAAAGAACTTGCTTATCAGGTTAGCgttatatttagatataaacTTGCTGGGTCAACCTTAGGGAAATAGACAAATAATTGTGGTTGCACTATTTGTCTTGATTGTGTGGTGGGGATTAAGTTTGTTTGTTATTTTCTCCTTCTTAGCTTCCTATTTGTCTAAaggtttttgatttttttcaggCATCTGTATTCTCTCTTCTGCAAGCAGCGAGTGAGATTTCATCTCGAGGGGATGGAAGAGACAGAGATATCAATGTATTTGTGCAGAGAAGGTGCATATGCCATTTCAATTATGTagcttttaaattatttataacaaTTGTCTGATTTAAATCTAGGAAGAGTATGAAAGGTCCTTGAGTTTGATTTCCCTTTATGTTTCTTTATTTAACTCGGTGGATTGCTCTTTCATGTTGTTTATCATGGGTCGGACTTGTTGTGTATGTGAGGTCAAAAGAATTTGGCATTGTAGTATTCTTCAAGCTTCTGTTATGTGGTTTGTCTTGATAATTCTAGTTCTCCCTGAGGTTGGCGTGTCATTGTGAGTTTCTGGTTTATTTGGAACTCCTATAAAacttattttattgtattagtGCAGCCTGTCGAAGCAATCTTCTCCTTTAGAGAGTGTAATCAGGGATAAGTTGTTGGCGAAACAGCCTGGAGCTTATGACTGGTTTTGGTCTGAGCAAATCCCAGCTGCAGTGACCAGCTTTGTGAATTATTTTGAGAAAGAGCAGCGTTTTGCCCCAGCAACTGCAGTGTATGTAATTACCTCATTTCTCATGTGCTACACCATATGGTGATATTAACATGCCAATTGATGTGGATTACCAATGGTTTTTATCTGCGAGATGAATCTACTTCCCACtggatttttatattttacaggTTCAGAAAAGGCATGAACTCAGTTTCAGGCAGTTCAAGTGACATATCTCTTCTCATGCTAGCTCTTAGTTGCATTGCAGCCATCATGAAACTTGGACCCACAAAAGTTTCTTGTGCTCAATTCTTTTCCATTATTCCTGACATAACTGGTAGACTGATGGACATGATGGTTGAATTTGTTCCTGTTCGCCAAGCTTACCACTCGATAAAGGAAATTGGGCTGCGTAGGGAATTTCTCGTCCATTTTGGTCCTCGAGCTTCTGCATGTAGGATGCAAAATGAATTGGGTGCTGAAGAGATTACGTTTTGGGTGGGTCTAGTACAAAGACAGCTGCAGCGAGCCATTGATCGGGAGAAAATATGGTCAAGACTCACAACCTCTGAAAGTATTGAGGTCAGCCTAGAAGAATTTATGTTTGTAGTTTTGTTTTGTTCCGATCACTGATTTCTAGAAATATGTGTGACATGTAAACAATAACAAAAAGGAAAGGCAAATctgtaattattgttattattattttttaacttttgcTTATCTTATGAGTGATTTCTTGTAATGTATGAGGCATGTAAATGATtgcaatagaaaataaataaatggttgTAATGTATGAAGCATGTTGTTGATTGtaataataaacaaataattaaataagtttgAGGTTTAGGTGTCAGCATTTTTTAATAATGTGCATTTTAGGAATCAGTGATATCTCCCTGAGGGAGATTATAGAAGTTTGTTTATATCATATGGTGCCACGTGACTAGGTTATTCAATATTACATgtaagcaaataaataaatttccaCCTTTCCTACTAGAACGACTTTGCGAAAAGCCCATGGAAACAAATATTTTAATCAGCAAGAATCCTGGTGAGGCTGAGAGGATCCTTGGTTTGGGGATTGTTTTCTTGCAAGTTTTGTACCCATCATACATTGACCATCTTGTCTTCACAACAAATGCATTTTCTATGCAGTTCagatctttattttttttatttctgtaTCACAggattttcaacttttttttttttttgcaatttcaaaTAACATGAAGTTCTACATAGGTGCTCAGTATTAGGGCATTTGGAAGGTGGTAGAATGGATTGAGATGCTAGGAGATGGGTGTTTCAATCATCAGGAGTCTTCTCTTACTTTTCTTTTTGTCCTTCTTTACTTTGGATCGTTGCCCATTTGCCCCCTTGCTCAGTTGTCTGGAAGGCAATTTACTCGGTGGTTTAAGTATCATAACAAGAATGTATTATTAAGGCAATTCGCTCTGTAGTTTATATGTCACAACTATGACAATTTAAGGAGTTATATGCCTTTtggctattttaaaaaaaaaattatttgcagAATATCGAAGTTATTGGATCTTATTCTTGCCTTTGTTGTTCAAGTATTGatttttttccttcatttttctGTTGTACTGGAGGTTTTGGAGAGGGATTTGGCCATATTTGGGTTCTTCATTGCTCTTGGAAGAAGCACACAGTCACTTCTGTTCAACAATGGCTTTGAAACCATGGATGATCCACTTCAAGGATTAATAAGGTGCAAACTCTAAATTAAAGATGCATTCGCCTTATTCTTTTCACTTTTGGCTTTTTCTGTGCCTTACTATCTTCTCAAAGCAGGCATCTAATTGGGGGCAGTGTGCTATATTATCCTCAGCTTTCAGCAATTAGTTCTTATCAACTGTATGTGGAGGTTAGCCTGAAGAATAAATCAATGTTAAGAAGAAACTATGTTTTTGAAGAAACTAAGAAGTTTGTTGTAACAGGTTGTGTGTGAAGAGCTGGATTGGCTTCCTTTTTATCCAGGCTACAGCAGTAATTCCAAACGCACGTTCGGACACAAGCATGTAGAAGGCCCCCCCAATGCTGAAGCTATTCCCCTGGTATTAGATGTGTGCTCTTACTGGATAGAGAGCTTTATTAAGTACAGTAAATGGTTGGAGAATCCGTCTAATGTGAAGGCAGCTAAATTTCTTTCTAAAGGGTATTCAACTATTAGAACTTCCAAAGTCAATATGCTGAATTTGGCAGCAGCTATTATTTTAATCTCAAATCACTATCATTAACATTGCAGTTGTTTCCTTTACTTGTTTCAGTCACGAAAAATTGAAGACATGCATGGAAGAGCTAGGAATCCAAAGGTAAGTTGAAGGAGGGAGCCTCATTTTGTCCTCCCGCATTCTATTTTgtctatatgtgtgtgtatgcTTGTGCAATACAAATTGGAGAAGTTCTGTtgctttattttt is a window encoding:
- the LOC130996699 gene encoding uncharacterized protein LOC130996699 isoform X1 is translated as MSFHARNHSLVSSSSSTPRSPVKPIKAYFFSRKIIGLDHLIFNDYYTRKKGRVRISDLENGKLSVSYRFSDSQKQSIILCKLRRLDRLRPLASADDGVTVNGSSQSRTNSDMEEIRYKLNQSLQDEDYNTGLVQLLHDAARVFELAIKEQSSLSKISWFSTAWLGVDKNVWVKELAYQASVFSLLQAASEISSRGDGRDRDINVFVQRSLSKQSSPLESVIRDKLLAKQPGAYDWFWSEQIPAAVTSFVNYFEKEQRFAPATAVFRKGMNSVSGSSSDISLLMLALSCIAAIMKLGPTKVSCAQFFSIIPDITGRLMDMMVEFVPVRQAYHSIKEIGLRREFLVHFGPRASACRMQNELGAEEITFWVGLVQRQLQRAIDREKIWSRLTTSESIEVLERDLAIFGFFIALGRSTQSLLFNNGFETMDDPLQGLIRHLIGGSVLYYPQLSAISSYQLYVEVVCEELDWLPFYPGYSSNSKRTFGHKHVEGPPNAEAIPLVLDVCSYWIESFIKYSKWLENPSNVKAAKFLSKGHEKLKTCMEELGIQRSHSPVDKESQSFDKELENVEVSLLRLEELLQELHVSRSNSGKEHLKAACSDLERIRRLKKEAEFLEASFRAKAACIQQGDVGGSRTPVGEQTYYSGGKVGESSLKKIDKRSGSSGGLWGFLIGRPSKLSGLGSSTASDSNDMFSEQETAREEATDSESSEIQRFENLRSELMELEKRVQKSANRFEFEEDEIQVKGDLSSYGNDDKFTKLVHIEKKDGLIEKSLDKLKETSTDVLQGTQLLAIDTAAALGLLRRVLIGDELTEKEKQALRRTLTDLASVIPIGVLMLIPVTAVGHAAMLAAIQRYVPSLIPSTYGPERLDLLRQLQKVKEMEGEVGVNESSEE
- the LOC130996699 gene encoding uncharacterized protein LOC130996699 isoform X2, whose protein sequence is MSFHARNHSLVSSSSSTPRSPVKPIKAYFFSRKIIGLDHLIFNDYYTRKKGRVRISDLENGKLSVSYRFSDSQKQSIILCKLRRLDRLRPLASADDGVTVNGSSQSRTNSDMEEIRYKLNQSLQDEDYNTGLVQLLHDAARVFELAIKEQSSLSKISWFSTAWLGVDKNVWVKELAYQASVFSLLQAASEISSRGDGRDRDINVFVQRSLSKQSSPLESVIRDKLLAKQPGAYDWFWSEQIPAAVTSFVNYFEKEQRFAPATAVFRKGMNSVSGSSSDISLLMLALSCIAAIMKLGPTKVSCAQFFSIIPDITGRLMDMMVEFVPVRQAYHSIKEIGLRREFLVHFGPRASACRMQNELGAEEITFWVGLVQRQLQRAIDREKIWSRLTTSESIEVLERDLAIFGFFIALGRSTQSLLFNNGFETMDDPLQGLIRHLIGGSVLYYPQLSAISSYQLYVEVVCEELDWLPFYPGYSSNSKRTFGHKHVEGPPNAEAIPLVLDVCSYWIESFIKYSKWLENPSNVKAAKFLSKGHEKLKTCMEELGIQRSHSPVDKESQSFDKELENVEVSLLRLEELLQELHVSRSNSGKEHLKAACSDLERIRRLKKEAEFLEASFRAKAACIQQGDVGGSRTPVGEQTYYSGGKVGESSLKKIDKRSGSGGLWGFLIGRPSKLSGLGSSTASDSNDMFSEQETAREEATDSESSEIQRFENLRSELMELEKRVQKSANRFEFEEDEIQVKGDLSSYGNDDKFTKLVHIEKKDGLIEKSLDKLKETSTDVLQGTQLLAIDTAAALGLLRRVLIGDELTEKEKQALRRTLTDLASVIPIGVLMLIPVTAVGHAAMLAAIQRYVPSLIPSTYGPERLDLLRQLQKVKEMEGEVGVNESSEE
- the LOC130996699 gene encoding uncharacterized protein LOC130996699 isoform X3 — its product is MSFHARNHSLVSSSSSTPRSPVKPIKAYFFSRKIIGLDHLIFNDYYTRKKGRVRISDLENGKLSVSYRFSDSQKQSIILCKLRRLDRLRPLASADDGVTVNGSSQSRTNSDMEEIRYKLNQSLQDEDYNTGLVQLLHDAARVFELAIKEQSSLSKISWFSTAWLGVDKNVWVKELAYQASVFSLLQAASEISSRGDGRDRDINVFVQRSLSKQSSPLESVIRDKLLAKQPGAYDWFWSEQIPAAVTSFVNYFEKEQRFAPATAVFRKGMNSVSGSSSDISLLMLALSCIAAIMKLGPTKVSCAQFFSIIPDITGRLMDMMVEFVPVRQAYHSIKEIGLRREFLVHFGPRASACRMQNELGAEEITFWVGLVQRQLQRAIDREKIWSRLTTSESIEVLERDLAIFGFFIALGRSTQSLLFNNGFETMDDPLQGLIRHLIGGSVLYYPQLSAISSYQLYVEVVCEELDWLPFYPGYSSNSKRTFGHKHVEGPPNAEAIPLVLDVCSYWIESFIKYSKWLENPSNVKAAKFLSKGHEKLKTCMEELGIQRSHSPVDKESQSFDKELENVEVSLLRLEELLQELHVSRSNSGKEHLKAACSDLERIRRLKKEAEFLEASFRAKAACIQQNDMFSEQETAREEATDSESSEIQRFENLRSELMELEKRVQKSANRFEFEEDEIQVKGDLSSYGNDDKFTKLVHIEKKDGLIEKSLDKLKETSTDVLQGTQLLAIDTAAALGLLRRVLIGDELTEKEKQALRRTLTDLASVIPIGVLMLIPVTAVGHAAMLAAIQRYVPSLIPSTYGPERLDLLRQLQKVKEMEGEVGVNESSEE
- the LOC130996699 gene encoding uncharacterized protein LOC130996699 isoform X4; this encodes MSFHARNHSLVSSSSSTPRSPVKPIKAYFFSRKIIGLDHLIFNDYYTRKKGRVRISDLENGKLSVSYRFSDSQKQSIILCKLRRLDRLRPLASADDGVTVNGSSQSRTNSDMEEIRYKLNQSLQDEDYNTGLVQLLHDAARVFELAIKEQSSLSKISWFSTAWLGVDKNVWVKELAYQASVFSLLQAASEISSRGDGRDRDINVFVQRSLSKQSSPLESVIRDKLLAKQPGAYDWFWSEQIPAAVTSFVNYFEKEQRFAPATAVFRKGMNSVSGSSSDISLLMLALSCIAAIMKLGPTKVSCAQFFSIIPDITGRLMDMMVEFVPVRQAYHSIKEIGLRREFLVHFGPRASACRMQNELGAEEITFWVGLVQRQLQRAIDREKIWSRLTTSESIEVLERDLAIFGFFIALGRSTQSLLFNNGFETMDDPLQGLIRHLIGGSVLYYPQLSAISSYQLYVEVVCEELDWLPFYPGYSSNSKRTFGHKHVEGPPNAEAIPLVLDVCSYWIESFIKYSKWLENPSNVKAAKFLSKGHEKLKTCMEELGIQRSHSPVDKESQSFDKELENVEVSLLRLEELLQELHVSRSNSGKEHLKAACSDLERIRRLKKEAEFLEASFRAKAACIQQGDVGGSRTPVGEQTYYSGGKVGESSLKKIDKRSGMICFLNKKLHVKKQLIQSQVKSSDLKI